The proteins below are encoded in one region of Anaerolineae bacterium:
- a CDS encoding aminodeoxychorismate/anthranilate synthase component II, giving the protein MILVIDNYDSFTYNLVQYLGELGAELVVHRNDQITVEQARALSPSHVVISPGPGTPHDAGVSLDLILALSGEVPILGVCLGHQCLGRAFGGLVAGAKRLMHGKTSQVRHRGDGILAGLSSPFVATRYHSLAVLPPVPPALKITAWSEDGEIMGLEHRRHPTYGVQFHPESILTEGGKDLLRNFLNVSQPHARVGSGRAAMGTPEPIGTPVCSAPDRSE; this is encoded by the coding sequence GTGATACTGGTAATAGACAACTACGACTCGTTTACCTACAACTTGGTGCAATACCTCGGGGAACTGGGCGCCGAGCTCGTGGTCCACCGCAACGACCAGATCACCGTAGAGCAGGCTCGGGCCCTCAGCCCCTCCCATGTGGTGATCTCCCCCGGCCCGGGCACTCCTCACGACGCCGGCGTCAGCCTGGACCTGATCCTGGCGCTAAGCGGCGAAGTGCCCATTCTGGGCGTCTGTCTGGGGCACCAGTGCTTGGGACGCGCCTTCGGAGGCCTCGTCGCTGGCGCCAAGCGGCTGATGCACGGCAAGACCTCCCAGGTACGACACCGGGGCGATGGCATCCTCGCTGGCCTCAGCAGCCCCTTTGTGGCCACCCGGTACCACTCCCTGGCGGTGCTGCCCCCGGTGCCTCCGGCACTCAAGATCACGGCCTGGTCGGAGGATGGCGAGATCATGGGCCTCGAGCACCGCAGGCACCCCACTTACGGGGTTCAGTTCCACCCCGAGTCCATTCTCACCGAGGGGGGCAAAGACCTGCTGCGCAACTTCCTCAACGTCAGTCAGCCGCACGCGCGCGTTGGCTCCGGTCGAGCGGCGATGGGTACACCTGAGCCCATCGGCACGCCGGTGTGCTCGGCACCTGATAGGAGTGAGTAG